Below is a window of Clostridiales bacterium DNA.
GCAGCTGCCCTTCAACGACCCGAAGGAGAGCAAGTATATCAACCTGGGCACCGCCCGGGTGATCAACTACGCACACGCGCACAACATGGCGGTGCAGTACTGGACCGTGAATGATGAGAAGGACATGGCGTACCTGCTGTCCATCGGTGTGGACTGCATCATGAGCGACTATCCCGACCGCCTGTGGCGCGTGAAGCAGGAAATGGGCCTCAATCCATAACACGGAACATGCCGGAGCTGTATGGCTCCGGCTTTTTGGCGCAAAGCGGGAACCCGGAAAAAGCCGGCAAAAAAATATGGGGAAATCCGCGCCGGATATGATATAATCACCTTACAGAAAAAAGAATAAGGGGGCTTGGCGATATGTGGTACAATCCGCCGGACGGACAGCGCAGGGACAGTTTCCATAACGGAAGCTGCGCGGACGCGTATGACTTCCTCGGCGCGCATCCCGTGGAGGAAGACGGGGAACTGAAATGGCATTTCTCCGTCTGGGCGCCCAATGCCCGGGCTGTATCCCTCGTGGGCGAGTTCTGCGGCTGGGACCGGGAAGCTTACCCCATGGAAAAACAATATGACGGGATCTGGGAGCTGCGGCTGCCGGACGCGCTGTTCCGCCCGGAACGCGACCCGGAGCGGTACAATTACCCCGAAGCGGCGGACCGGCTGCGCACGTATAAGTACGCGGTCCTGTGCGCGGACGGGGAATGGTATATGCGGGCCGACCCCTACGGGTTTGAAATGGAGATGCGGCCCAGCAACGGCAGCCGGCTGCGGAACCTTTCCGGGTATGAATGGCATGACAGCGAATGGATGGAATCCCGGAAGGAAGGGGAGCCCATCCGCAAGCCCATGAATATCTATGAGATGCACCTGGGCACCTGGCGGCGGGGAGAAGGCGGGCGCATCCTGAACTACGCCGAGATTGCCGATGAGCTCGTGCCCTACCTGCAGGACATGGGCTACACGCACGTGGAGTTCATGCCGGTGATGGAGCATCCGTTTGACGGCTCCTGGGGTTACCAGGTGATCGGCTATTACGCGCCGACCTCCCGCTACGGCACGCCGGACCAGCTGCGGTACCTGGTGGACAAGCTGCACCAGGCGGGCATCGCGGTGATCCTGGACTGGGTTCCCGCGCACTTCCCCAAGGACGAGGCAGGCCTGCGCCTGTTTGACGGAACACCCTGCTATGAGCACGCGGATTCCCGCCGGGCGGAGATGCCGCAGTGGGGAACGCTGCTGTTTGACTATGCCCGGGGCGAGTCCGCCAGCTTCCTGAAATCCAATGCGCTGTTCTGGCTGAAGGAATACCATGCGGACGGCCTGCGCTTTGACGCCGTCAGCTGCATGCTGTACCTGGACTTCGGCAAGGATCCGGGCCAGTGGCTGCCCAACCAGTACGGCGGGCGGGAAAACCTGGACGCGATCCGCTTCCTGCAGACCCTGAACGAGACCGTGAACCGGGAATGCCCCGGCGCGATTACCGTGGCGGAGGAATCCACCGCGTTCCCGAAGGTCACCCATCCTGTGGAGGAAGGCGGCCTGGGCTTCAGCTTCAAATGGAACATGGGCTGGATGAACGACATCCTCTCCTATATCGAGATGGACCCGATCTACCGGAAGTACCACCACGACAAGATCACCTTCTCGATGATGTACGCGTTCAGCGAGCATTATGTGCTGCCCTTCTCCCACGATGAGGTGGTGCACTGCAAGCACTCGATGATCGAGAAGCAGCCCGGCGACCTGTGGCAGAAATTCGCGGGCCTGCGGGCACTGTACGGATACTACATGGTGCACCCCGGCAAGAAGCTGCTGTTTATGGGCGGGGAGTTCGGCCAGTTTGTGGAATGGCGGGACACCGAACAGCTGGACTGGTTCCTGCTGGCGTATGAACGGCATCCGGACCTGCAGAAGTACATGAAAGCCCTGAACCGCCTGTACCGGGACGAGCCGGCCATGCATACGGTGGACGACAGCTGGGACGGCTTCAAGTGGCTGAACGTGAACGACAAGGACCGCAGCGTGGCGGCCGTGATGCGCTCCGACGGGGAGGACGGGTATATCGCCTGCGCGGTGAACTTCACGCCCCAGCCGTACCTGGAATACCGCATCGGGCTGCCCTTTGACTGCGAACTGACGGAAATCCTGAACTCCGACCGGGCGGAATTCGGCGGGAGCAACCTCTACAACGGCACGGTCCGCCGCGCGGAGGAAATCCCCCAGGAGGAGCATCCCTTCTCCTGCGAGATTGTCCTGCCACCGCTGGCCGCGGTGTTCTTCCGGGTAAAGAAGGTTGAAGAAGAAAAGGAATAATCCCATACGGAAACCAGCCCCGGGCGGCGGGAAGATCCCGCCGCCCGGGTTTTTTGCGCCAGGCCCCTTTACTTTTCTCCAAAAACAACTTACAGTAGAAAAACAGGCAGATGTCCTACCGGAATTTAAACTTCAGTTGAAATCCGCTGTTCCGCTCAACCGAAAGTGGTGTTATGGTGGTATCGTTCCAACCGGCGCGCAGCGGAATGAGAAAAAAGGAGGACGACATCATGTCATTCGGAAGTATTTTACAGGGTCTGCGGAAAGAGGCCAAAGTCACCCAGGAGGACCTGGCGCAGAACCTGGGCGTGAGCGCCCAGGCGGTATCGAAATGGGAAAACGGGAGCTACCCGGAGGGGGACCTGATTCCCCGGATCGCGGATTTTTTCCATGTGCCGATTGATTACCTCTACGGACGCGCTGAAAAGGACATGGGGATTGAACAGCGGGTGGTACGGGAACTGAACCGGCTGTGGGAATCCTTCCGGGAGTCCGGCGCGGATGCGGACAGCGCCTCCCGGGCGTTTATCGACAAAATCCATGGGATCCTGTGGGCATTCCAGATCGGCGCCTGGGTGGAGAACAGCGATTACTGGCCCCTGCCGGACGGCGGGGACGGGAGCAGCCGGATGGCCAGCACCTATGCCTGCAACCATGGATTTACCTATATGTCGCTGGCGAAAGACCGGGAGTTCTACGTTTTTCAGAAACAGCCCAGCGGGGAAGGCTTCGGCCGGTACCTGGAAGAGTCGGATGATATCCGGGCCCTGTTCCGGTTCCTCTCCGACAGGGCGAACACGGCACTGCTGAAATACCTGTACGGCCTGAAGGGCGGCGAGTATGTCCGGCGGGATACGCTGGTGAAAGCTCTGGGGGTGAGCGGCGAGAAGATCGACAAAGCCCTGGAGTACCTGATGAGCATCCGGGGAAACCACGGGAACGATCCGGTGGTATCGATCTCTGTTGTAAATGAAGGCGGGCAGGCGGAGACGGCTTACGGTATCAACATGACGCAGGGCGGACTGCTGTTCAGCCTGCTGGCGGTGGCGGATGAATATGTGCACTCGCCCTGCGGGTACAAGAACCAGATTATGAACCGTTCAAAACCCTGGGCATAAAAAAGAGGTGGAGGAACATGAAAAACATACCGGACAGCCTGAAGATCTATGAGCTTTCCAGGATCTGGAAGGAGGCGGCCTACAATTTCGCGTTCTGGGACAAGGTGGACATCGACTGGGACGCGGAATACCGGAAGGCGCTGGAGCGGGTTCTGGCAACAGACAACGCATATGACTATTACCGGGAGCTGAAGCGCTTCCTCGCGCTGCTGAATGACGGCCACACGGACGTCACCCTTCCCGGGGAGATTTACAGCGATCCGGAGTATTGCGCCATGATTCCCGTGATCCTGGGGAAGATCGGGCAGTTTGTCGTGCTGCAGACCTCGGAGGAACTCCGGGACCGGATTCCCCTGTTCAGCACCCTGGTGAAGATCGACGGGACGGACGTGGACGAGTACGTGCGGGAAAACTGCCTGCCGTATTTCTGGCACGCGCACGGGGACGCCTGCGGGATTACGGCGGCCAGCGAGATCATGACCGGCCGGCGCGGAAGCAGCGCGGTATACACATTTGAGAAGGACGGCAAGCCGTTCGATATCCGGCTGGAAAGGGAAGACCCGTCGAAAATCACATGGCACAAGCCGGAGTATGCCGCCCGGGCGGAGGATGGCCTGCGGCAGGTCAGCGGCTCGGATACATATCAGGTCCGGGTTACGGATGACGGGATCGCGGTGATCCGGATGGTTTCGTTCATGGATGATTCCATGCCGGAGAAGATTTATGCCTGCTTCGACGAACTGAAAAACGCGAAGGGATATATCATCGACGTCCGGGGAAACACCGGCGGGAACAGCGGGAATGCCGACAAAATCGCGGCGCTGTTTATCGGCGGGGAATTCCGGAGCTGTTTCGCGGAAACCCAGGTGTATGAGCCGACGTACAAGGCATGGGCCATGAACCGGGAGGATTTCCGGGACCTGACGCCGGGGGAGGCACAGGCGAAATTCGAAAACGAGGCATGGAACCTGAAGCTCTACCGGATGGGAAGGAATACATTCTACACCCGGGACGAAGGGAATACGGTCCATGCCGAAACGCCCGGAAAGCTGGAGGGCCCCGTCGCCGTCCTGATGAATGAATATACCGTTTCCGCGGCGGAGGATTTCATCGACGTGATGAAAATGTACACGGACGCGGTGTTCATCGGGAACAATACCGCGGGCACCAGCGGCCAGCCCCTGTGTGAGCGGCTTGAAAGCGGCGGATTCTTCCGGATCTGCACACGCAGGTGCATTGCCCAGGACGGGGAGGATATCTACAACAAAGGGTTTTCCCCGGATATCCGGGTCCTCCCGACAGTTGAGGGTTTCCAGGCAGGACAGGATCCTGTTTTTGACAAAGCGCTGGAAATCATCCGCGGGAAGATTTCCGGATAAGGAGACAAAAGAAAAAACCGGACGGCAGGAACTCCTGTCGTCCGTCTTTTCAGCATTCCTTTTTGTACACCAGCATCCCGTTTCCGTACGGGTCGTCCTCCGCGCCGAACTCCTCTTCGGCGAAACGGTAGCCGTTCTTTTCCAGCACCCGGGCGGAGGCTTCGTTTCCGTGAACCACACGCCCGTGCATCACCCGGATGCCGAAGCGGGAGGCGATGAACCGGGTGGCCGCCTCCACCAGCTCGGCGGCATATCCTTTGCCGCGGTATTCGCGGCCGATGCAGTAGCCGATTTCCGCTTCATCCGGCCGGCCTTCCACCTCGCTGATGCCGGTGTCGCCGATCAGCTCCCCGGTTTCCTTCAGCACGACGCCGAGGACGTAGGGCAGGCGGCCGTTGTCCACGCAGTCCGCGTAGAAGCGGATGGCGTCCAGGGCTTCCGCCTCGTCGGCGTAGCACTCATTCGGGAACCAGCGGCGGACCTCGTCGTCCATGTGGTTTTCATACAGCTTCCGGGCGTCTTCGTCCCGGAATTTCCGGACGGAAAGGCGCGCGGTTTCAAACAGGTTTTCCATGGGGCACCTCACGTAAAAAGAAGATGATAAAGAGAATCCGCGATGGCATGATCGGGCATCGCGGATGAAATAACCGGAAAGGGATGGATCAGGGATGGACGAAGGTACCGATGTCGCTGCCCTCGAGCACGCGGATCAGGTTGTCGGGATCGTCCAGGCCGAACACGCGCAGCATGGGCACCTTGTTCTCCGCACACAGGGCGAAGGCGGCGGCGTCCATCACCTTGAGGCCGCGCTTCAGGGCTTCGGTGTAGGTGATATCCTTGATCAGGGTGGCGGTGGGATCCTTCATCGGGTCGGCGGTGTACACGCCGTCGATGTTCTTGGCCATCAGGATGGCGTCCACTTCCATCTCCACGGCGCGCAGGGCGACGCCGGAGTCAGTGGAGAAGAACGGATTGCCCGTGCCGCAGGCGAAGAGGACCACGCGGCCCTCGGACAGGTGGCGGCGGGCAGCCATGGCGTTGAACGGCTCCGCGAAGCGGTTCATGTCCACAGCGCTCTGGACCACGGCGTCCAGTCCGGCATGGCGGAGGGCGTCCGCAACGCACAGGCAGTTGATCACGGTGCCCAGCATGCCCATCTGGTCCGCAGTAACGGCGTCCATGTTGGCCGCGGGGCCCTGGCGGCCGCGCCAGATATTGCCGGCGCCGATGACGATGCCGACTTCCACGCCCATATCGTGGATTTTCTTAATGATTCCGGCTGTGCGGTTTACCTTTTCAAAATCAAACAGGTCACGGTCTGACTTCAGCGCTTCACCGCTGAGCTTGAGCATAATCCGATGATAAACTGCCATGCTATTCCTCCCATGCGTTTGATCTGCATCCTGTTCAGTATATCACGTTTCCGGCCGGCGATAAAGACAGAATTCACGGGAAGTTTACAAACGGCTCGTTGAACTTCCGTTTCAGATCATGTATAATGCTTGCATCAGGAAGGCTGCGCCTTCCCAGTTGAAAACCGGAGGAAACAAAGATGATGAAACGGATAATTGCCGTACTGACAGCCCTGATGATGCTGATCTCCGCGGCCGCGCTGGCGGAAGGCAGCGCTGAAGATCCCGTACTGGTCACCGTGAACGGCCAGGAGCTGCGGGAAAGCAGCGAGGAGTACCGGGTATGGCAGGATTACCTGACCTACCAGGCCGGCCAGGACTCGGAAGAATATGCCGTGATGATCCAGCAGTACGCGATGGATTACGCGATTCGCTATGTGGCCATGGCCCAGAAGCTGAACGAGATGGGTAACAGCGTTCCGGAAGAGGAACTGAATGCCGGCCGGGAAGAAGCCCGCGCGGGCTGGGAGAGCATTGTGGCGGACTTCATGCAGAGCCAGTACGGCGTGGGCGCCG
It encodes the following:
- the glgB gene encoding 1,4-alpha-glucan branching protein GlgB, giving the protein MWYNPPDGQRRDSFHNGSCADAYDFLGAHPVEEDGELKWHFSVWAPNARAVSLVGEFCGWDREAYPMEKQYDGIWELRLPDALFRPERDPERYNYPEAADRLRTYKYAVLCADGEWYMRADPYGFEMEMRPSNGSRLRNLSGYEWHDSEWMESRKEGEPIRKPMNIYEMHLGTWRRGEGGRILNYAEIADELVPYLQDMGYTHVEFMPVMEHPFDGSWGYQVIGYYAPTSRYGTPDQLRYLVDKLHQAGIAVILDWVPAHFPKDEAGLRLFDGTPCYEHADSRRAEMPQWGTLLFDYARGESASFLKSNALFWLKEYHADGLRFDAVSCMLYLDFGKDPGQWLPNQYGGRENLDAIRFLQTLNETVNRECPGAITVAEESTAFPKVTHPVEEGGLGFSFKWNMGWMNDILSYIEMDPIYRKYHHDKITFSMMYAFSEHYVLPFSHDEVVHCKHSMIEKQPGDLWQKFAGLRALYGYYMVHPGKKLLFMGGEFGQFVEWRDTEQLDWFLLAYERHPDLQKYMKALNRLYRDEPAMHTVDDSWDGFKWLNVNDKDRSVAAVMRSDGEDGYIACAVNFTPQPYLEYRIGLPFDCELTEILNSDRAEFGGSNLYNGTVRRAEEIPQEEHPFSCEIVLPPLAAVFFRVKKVEEEKE
- a CDS encoding helix-turn-helix transcriptional regulator, coding for MSFGSILQGLRKEAKVTQEDLAQNLGVSAQAVSKWENGSYPEGDLIPRIADFFHVPIDYLYGRAEKDMGIEQRVVRELNRLWESFRESGADADSASRAFIDKIHGILWAFQIGAWVENSDYWPLPDGGDGSSRMASTYACNHGFTYMSLAKDREFYVFQKQPSGEGFGRYLEESDDIRALFRFLSDRANTALLKYLYGLKGGEYVRRDTLVKALGVSGEKIDKALEYLMSIRGNHGNDPVVSISVVNEGGQAETAYGINMTQGGLLFSLLAVADEYVHSPCGYKNQIMNRSKPWA
- a CDS encoding GNAT family N-acetyltransferase encodes the protein MENLFETARLSVRKFRDEDARKLYENHMDDEVRRWFPNECYADEAEALDAIRFYADCVDNGRLPYVLGVVLKETGELIGDTGISEVEGRPDEAEIGYCIGREYRGKGYAAELVEAATRFIASRFGIRVMHGRVVHGNEASARVLEKNGYRFAEEEFGAEDDPYGNGMLVYKKEC
- a CDS encoding UMP kinase — protein: MAVYHRIMLKLSGEALKSDRDLFDFEKVNRTAGIIKKIHDMGVEVGIVIGAGNIWRGRQGPAANMDAVTADQMGMLGTVINCLCVADALRHAGLDAVVQSAVDMNRFAEPFNAMAARRHLSEGRVVLFACGTGNPFFSTDSGVALRAVEMEVDAILMAKNIDGVYTADPMKDPTATLIKDITYTEALKRGLKVMDAAAFALCAENKVPMLRVFGLDDPDNLIRVLEGSDIGTFVHP